DNA sequence from the Deltaproteobacteria bacterium genome:
GGTCAGCTGGTGTGCCGGGCGTTGAAATGAAGGGGCGGCCGAGATCGCCCGAGGCTAGAATCACTTTGGCGACGCGCTTGGTGGCGTCGGGCGTTTTGTGGGCGTCGAGCAATTCGTGAATGGTCGGGACCTCGGGCAGTTTGGGATAGCGGGTCGCGCCGCTCTGGGCCAGAGCGCGGATGAAGCCATTTTTTATCCACGTGCGCGTCGGTTCGCGTCCGACGTACGCTGAAGCCGTGCCTGCGCGGCAGTGCACTTCGCCTTTCTCGATGGCTAGATTCATGTCGCCGCCGCCGCCGTAGCCGGCGACGATATTGATTTTCAGGCCGAGCCCTTCTTCGAGTAGCCGCGGCAAGAAATATCCCAGCCCGGAACGCGCCAAGGCGGCGCAACGCGGGGGCTCGGCGGCTTTGCGCATGTCGTCGATGGTTTTGTACGGTCCGTCGGTGCGGATGTACAACACTTGATCGACCCGTTCCGGCGAACCGATAAAGACGAACTTTGGCCAGTCGAATTTTACTTCTTTGGCGCCGAGAAGCTGATCGACATAAAGAGCTGGATTGACCACGGCAAGAGTTAAGCCGTCCGGCTTGGCGACACTGTAAACATAATTAGCCGCGATGATGCCGGCGGCGCCCGGCATGTTTTGCACGACGACGGTGGGATTCCCCGCAATGTGCTTGCCGAGATAGAGCGCGACAAAGCGCGCCCAGTCATCCATCGCGCCGCCGACCGAGTTGCCGACCACGAGCCGGATGGTTTTGCCGCGATAGAATTCATCGGTCGCCGCCTCTACGCCGGAACGAAGAGGAACAAATGCCAATAGTAGGAATCCGAGGCGAACGATTCGTTTCATTTTGTCTCCGTGAAACTTACTCGATGCCTGCTCGCGTGAATAATCCTTTGGCGCTTGGGCCGGTCAGGTAACGGATCAGCTCATGCGCGCAGATGTTTGCCTCCGGCGAGGTTGTGGCCGCATAGCTCGTATAGTTTTGAATTTCCGCTGGCAGAGGCCCGACAAATTTTATCCCGGCGCCGACGTTCTCCAAAATTACCGTGGTGGCGCCGAAGCCGAGTTCGTTGCCACGACCGTGGCTAATGTGATCGAGCACCGCGGAGAAATCGGCATAGCGAGTTACTTTGGCATTGATTTGTGCGCCGGCGCCGAGTCGGTCGAAGAGTTGATCGAGATAGATTCCCGTGGAAGCTTGGTTGTAAACGATCGACTCGGCCTGCTGCAAAGCGTGGACAAATTCATCGACAGTGGAAATTTTCATCGCTGCGGCGTCGCGGCGCACCATGACGCCGACGCCGATGCGGCCGATGGCTACGCGAGTTGCGGATCGGTTTGTTTGTGGCATTTCGTCGAGCAGGTCCGGCGGCGCGATCACGATGTCCGGCGCTTGGCCGCCGCTCAACCGTTGGCGTATGGCCGGCGCGGTGGCGAAGTTGACGGTTACCCGATCGCCGGTTTCACGGCGAAACGCCTCGATGACTTTGCTCAAACCTGGCTGAACGGCACCCGCGCTGAGAATTTTGATTTCCCTCGGCATTACGGCATTCTCGTTAGATTTCGACCGACTTGTTCACCGCGAAGGACAGGAAGAACACGGTCGTAATCATGTTTAAGTTGCGCCAAGCAGTCGTTGTCAAGCGCCGAGCGTTGTTTTCGCCGAGGATGGCGCGCTGGCTCGCTGCCGTATTCTTTGATACGCGCTTCTAACTCGCGTTGCGTGTGCGTCTGTGGCGCCGGCATGAACTCATCGCTGGAAACCGACTGGGGTGGAATCGGCGACGGAAAGGCGGATGTTTCGGCGGGTAATAACTGTCTCAGTTCGTGAGCGCTGAGAAATTCCATGATGGCCTCCTTCCGGGTCTTAGGGAAATCATTTGATCGCAAAGAGCGCAAAGGGGAAATATCATAACGGAACGTAACCGAGACGGTCTAGGACTGTCAACATGATTATGTGGTAATCGATCGTGGCATTGCGAGCGCCAAGAATATCGGGTGTGCTATCGTAAAAACCGAGGAAAATATGCTAAGGAAGCTGCACATTCGTCGGAGGTGAGCGAATATGTTGGGCAGGATTGTTTGTGGCGCGACTTTGTTCATGTGCATTATCGGATCGGCGGCCGATGCCGTGGCCGGCGCCGCGCCGGAATTCTACAAAGGTAAGACGGTGCGCGTTCTCGTCGGTGCATCAGCGGGCGGGGCGTTCGATACTTGGGGACGGATGATCGGACGCCACCTGGGCAAGCAGATTCCCGGCAATCCGGTCGTCGTGGTCGAAAATGTCACGGGAGCGGGCGGGCTGATTCTCGCCAATCAAGTTTACAAGACGAACAGGCCCGACGGTCAGGCGATTTCAACATTCAACGGCGGTTTGCTGATTGGGCAGATTCTGGGCCGGCCTGGCATCGAGTTCGACGCGCGCAAGTTTGAATATCTCGGCGTGCCAGCGAAGTTCGATTCGGTCTGCGCGTTTTCCAAAGCGAGCGGCATCACCAGCATGGAGCGATGGAAAGCGTCGAAGACGCCGATCAAAGTCGGCGGCACGGCGTCAGGTTCGAACACCGTTGATATCCCCCGTGTGCTCCAGGCCGTCTACGGCCTGCCGACGCAAATCATTAGCGGCTACAAAGGTTTCGCCGAAGTACGCCTGGCGGTGGATAGTGGCGAGCTAGCCGGCGGCTGCGGCGGTTGGGACGGTTTAAAACTTCTCTGGGGCAAACAAATCGAGGCCGGCGAGGTGATCGTGGTCTTGCAGACGCGCTCGCAGCCACTGGCCGATCTGCCCAAGGTACCGCTGGTAATGGACTTTGCAAGTAATGACGATGACCGGCAGCTGATCGAAGCGGGCATACAGTTCCCCGCGTTGTTG
Encoded proteins:
- a CDS encoding ABC transporter substrate-binding protein translates to MPREIKILSAGAVQPGLSKVIEAFRRETGDRVTVNFATAPAIRQRLSGGQAPDIVIAPPDLLDEMPQTNRSATRVAIGRIGVGVMVRRDAAAMKISTVDEFVHALQQAESIVYNQASTGIYLDQLFDRLGAGAQINAKVTRYADFSAVLDHISHGRGNELGFGATTVILENVGAGIKFVGPLPAEIQNYTSYAATTSPEANICAHELIRYLTGPSAKGLFTRAGIE